One Hermetia illucens chromosome 4, iHerIll2.2.curated.20191125, whole genome shotgun sequence DNA segment encodes these proteins:
- the LOC119654798 gene encoding Sjoegren syndrome nuclear autoantigen 1 homolog — protein MSEHGAVLQSYNQELVKHIENLKSQKEKIGQAIEAQEQERVKLIDKIQEMNARLKSVTASLEEKKRIWAECDKTLEQAEMGLSKIIESSQVLLSLVQQETGTLSCI, from the exons atgtcTGAGCACGGAGCTGTTTTGCAATCGTACAACCAAGAGCTTGTGAAGC ATATTGAGAATTTGAAGTCACAAAAGGAGAAAATAGGGCAAGCGATTGAAGCTCAAGAGCAAGAAAGAGTGAAG TTGATTGACAAAATTCAAGAGATGAATGCGCGCCTGAAGTCGGTAACTGCGAGTCTCGAGGAAAAGAAGCGCATCTGGGCGGAATGTGACAAAACCTTGGAACAAGCTGAAATGGGGCTATCAAAG ATTATCGAAAGTTCGCAAGTTTTGTTGTCTCTCGTTCAGCAGGAAACCGGCACGTTGAGTTGTATATAA
- the LOC119655483 gene encoding beta-1,3-galactosyltransferase brn: MMPRCCMRFKVKYLLLSAVLIFLLDFFGVFIHMFELDYYRLFSYPLNGDVLHYAHQLRFHQEPDVQPINIYNYTFSKECASKCIEEGAPVSPQLVFLVKSAMKNFNRRSAIRKSWGYERRFSDVTIRTVFLLGISDNRELQKHIDIESDQYSDIVQANFVDTYFNNTIKTMMGFQWAVRFCPRSRFYMFVDDDFYISAKNVLRFVRNPAKYPDYLAEADETLRKLARKLNQSDFRNGTPNAQFLKEAHQVVIQGASSFDNKRHFHRIEEFVNKHNRPRTFNNGSRVKRHIMDMELPSDAKLFAGFVFVSSPHRHRSSKWHVTLSEYPFHLWPPYVTAGAFIVSREALFEMYFTSMFTKHFRFDDIYLGIVALKARIEPLHCKEFYFHKAPYTGPQSYRYVVASHGYDNSEELIKVWTEARAAGHA; this comes from the coding sequence ATGATGCCGCGATGTTGTATGCGATTCAAAGTGAAATACTTGCTTCTCTCGGCCGTTTTGATATTTCTATTAGATTTCTTCGGCGTGTTCATTCACATGTTCGAATTGGATTACTACCGCCTGTTCTCGTATCCGCTGAACGGTGACGTGCTTCACTACGCCCACCAGCTACGTTTCCATCAAGAGCCAGACGTGCAGCCCATCAACATTTACAACTACACATTTTCCAAGGAATGTGCTTCGAAATGCATTGAGGAGGGGGCACCCGTGAGCCCACAACTGGTATTTCTGGTTAAATCCGCGATGAAGAATTTCAATAGGCGCTCAGCGATCCGCAAGAGTTGGGGCTATGAGCGGCGATTCTCAGATGTTACGATCAGGACAGTcttccttctgggcatttctgACAATCGCGAGTTACAGAAGCATATCGACATCGAGTCAGACCAGTACTCTGACATTGTCCAGGCAAATTTCGTAGATACATATTTCAACAATACAATCAAAACCATGATGGGGTTCCAGTGGGCCGTGCGGTTCTGCCCACGCTCTCGATTCTACATGTTCGTGGATGACGACTTCTACATATCAGCGAAAAACGTATTACGTTTTGTTCGGAACCCGGCAAAGTACCCAGACTATCTCGCTGAAGCTGACGAGACCCTCAGGAAACTTGCGCGCAAATTGAATCAATCGGATTTCCGCAACGGAACGCCCAATGCGCAATTCCTGAAAGAAGCCCATCAAGTAGTAATCCAGGGCGCCAGCTCGTTCGACAACAAGCGTCATTTCCATCGCATCGAAGAGTTTGTGAACAAACACAATCGACCGCGGACGTTCAACAACGGGTCCAGGGTCAAACGCCACATCATGGACATGGAGCTGCCCAGCGACGCAAAATTGTTCGCGGGCTTCGTTTTTGTGTCGTCACCACACCGACATCGGTCCAGCAAATGGCATGTTACCCTTTCGGAGTACCCATTCCACCTCTGGCCGCCTTATGTGACAGCCGGTGCCTTCATTGTGTCGCGAGAAGCGCTCTTTGAGATGTACTTCACGAGCATGTTCACCAAGCACTTCCGCTTCGACGACATCTACCTGGGAATTGTAGCGCTGAAAGCCCGCATCGAACCTCTGCACTGCAAGGAATTCTACTTCCACAAGGCTCCGTATACGGGTCCCCAGAGCTACCGCTATGTGGTGGCATCGCACGGATACGATAATTCCGAGGAGCTGATTAAGGTGTGGACCGAGGCAAGGGCGGCCGGACATGCGTGA